From one Streptomyces sp. ICC1 genomic stretch:
- a CDS encoding sugar ABC transporter substrate-binding protein, which produces MARVKAGVRVVGAVLAAVLGASLVGCSSTGGKRAEDRAKAEAAGRPAVSTPRWTFAMVTHAGDGDTFWDIVQKGAKEAAAKDNINFVYAHDDQAQQQAQFVQNAIDQKVDGLIVSLAKPEALKDVLAKAVKAGIPVITVNSGSAQSAAYGALTHIGQDEEIAGEAVGTELAKRGRKKAVCVLHEQGNVGHEQRCAGAKRTLGEGGGTLENLYVEGTNMPSVQAALQAKLQADPSVDAIVTLGAPFAPTAVKAKEAAGSKAEVDTFDLNASVARDLKSGALGFAVDQQPYLQGYEAVDLLWLHRYNADVLGGGRPVLTGPQIVTADQAAELEEFIKRGRRRRCV; this is translated from the coding sequence GTGGCTAGGGTCAAGGCAGGGGTGCGCGTCGTGGGCGCGGTGCTCGCGGCGGTACTGGGAGCCTCCCTCGTGGGCTGCAGCAGTACGGGCGGCAAGCGTGCCGAGGATCGGGCGAAGGCCGAGGCGGCGGGCCGGCCCGCGGTGTCCACTCCGCGCTGGACCTTCGCGATGGTCACCCACGCGGGCGACGGCGACACCTTCTGGGACATCGTCCAGAAGGGCGCCAAGGAGGCCGCGGCGAAGGACAACATCAACTTCGTCTACGCCCACGACGACCAGGCGCAGCAGCAGGCGCAGTTCGTCCAGAACGCCATCGACCAGAAGGTCGACGGGCTGATCGTCTCGCTGGCCAAGCCCGAGGCCCTCAAGGACGTCCTCGCCAAGGCCGTCAAGGCCGGCATCCCGGTGATCACGGTCAACTCCGGATCCGCCCAGTCCGCCGCGTACGGGGCGCTGACCCACATCGGCCAGGACGAGGAGATCGCCGGCGAGGCGGTCGGCACCGAGCTGGCCAAGCGCGGCAGGAAGAAGGCCGTCTGCGTCCTGCACGAGCAGGGCAACGTGGGCCACGAGCAGCGCTGCGCCGGGGCGAAGCGGACGCTCGGCGAGGGCGGCGGGACCCTGGAGAACCTGTACGTCGAGGGCACCAACATGCCGTCCGTCCAGGCCGCCCTCCAGGCCAAGCTCCAGGCCGACCCGTCCGTCGACGCGATCGTCACCCTGGGCGCGCCCTTCGCCCCCACCGCCGTCAAGGCCAAGGAGGCCGCGGGCAGCAAGGCGGAGGTCGACACCTTCGACCTGAACGCCTCCGTGGCCCGGGACCTGAAGTCCGGCGCGCTCGGGTTCGCCGTCGACCAGCAGCCCTACCTCCAGGGGTACGAGGCGGTCGACCTGCTCTGGCTCCACCGCTACAACGCCGATGTGCTCGGCGGCGGCCGCCCGGTCCTCACCGGGCCGCAGATCGTCACCGCGGACCAGGCCGCCGAGCTGGAGGAGTTCATCAAGCGGGGCAGGCGCCGGAGATGCGTATAA
- a CDS encoding Rieske 2Fe-2S domain-containing protein: protein MTAIEEEPRVIEAAAAPTRFARGWHCLGLASSFKDGAPHEVEAFGTKLVVFQGADSAELAVLNAHCPHMGGNLAHGTVKGDTVACPFHDWRWSGDGRCAAVPYARRVPPRARTRAWTALEQSGQLYVWHDPEGNPPPPEVAIPVIEGVGDPEWSDWSWNSLRVENSNCREIVDNVVDMAHFYYVHYAFPHYFKNVFDGHVATQYMESTPRGDVDLGTLSTGGGLRSDASYHGPSYMIDRLWSDVGAGVELESVLVNCHYPIDENSFVLMYGAIVKKLPGMSDEQAAEAARLTSEGLAVGFEQDVDIWKNKTRIDNPLLTEEDGPVYQLRRWYEQFYVDAADVKDEMVRRFEFEIDTTRATAAWKAEVAENLARRAAGTR from the coding sequence GTGACCGCGATCGAAGAAGAACCCCGTGTCATCGAAGCGGCGGCCGCGCCGACCCGGTTCGCCCGCGGCTGGCACTGCCTGGGACTCGCCTCCTCCTTCAAGGACGGCGCCCCGCACGAGGTCGAGGCCTTCGGGACCAAGCTCGTCGTCTTCCAGGGCGCCGACAGCGCGGAGCTCGCCGTCCTGAACGCCCACTGCCCCCACATGGGCGGCAACCTCGCCCACGGCACCGTCAAGGGCGACACCGTCGCCTGCCCCTTCCACGACTGGCGCTGGTCCGGCGACGGCCGCTGCGCCGCCGTCCCCTACGCCCGCCGCGTCCCGCCGCGCGCCAGGACCCGCGCCTGGACGGCCCTGGAGCAGAGCGGCCAGCTCTACGTCTGGCACGACCCCGAGGGCAACCCGCCCCCGCCCGAGGTCGCGATCCCCGTCATCGAGGGCGTCGGCGACCCCGAGTGGAGCGACTGGAGCTGGAACTCCCTGCGCGTCGAGAACTCCAACTGCCGCGAGATCGTCGACAACGTCGTCGACATGGCGCACTTCTACTACGTGCACTACGCCTTCCCGCACTACTTCAAGAACGTCTTCGACGGGCACGTCGCCACCCAGTACATGGAGTCCACCCCGCGCGGCGACGTCGACCTCGGCACCCTCTCCACCGGTGGCGGCCTGCGCTCGGACGCCTCGTACCACGGCCCCTCGTACATGATCGACCGGCTGTGGAGCGACGTCGGCGCAGGCGTCGAGCTCGAATCCGTCCTCGTCAACTGCCACTACCCGATCGACGAGAACAGCTTCGTGCTGATGTACGGGGCCATCGTCAAGAAGCTCCCCGGCATGAGCGACGAGCAGGCCGCCGAGGCGGCCCGGCTCACCTCCGAGGGCCTGGCCGTCGGCTTCGAGCAGGACGTCGATATCTGGAAGAACAAGACCCGCATCGACAACCCCCTGCTCACCGAGGAGGACGGCCCGGTCTACCAGCTCCGCCGCTGGTACGAGCAGTTCTACGTAGACGCCGCCGACGTCAAGGACGAGATGGTCCGACGCTTCGAGTTCGAGATCGACACCACCCGGGCCACCGCGGCCTGGAAGGCGGAGGTCGCCGAGAACCTCGCCCGCCGCGCGGCCGGGACCCGGTGA
- the dmpG gene encoding 4-hydroxy-2-oxovalerate aldolase yields MSTRTTYSDTLDIRVTDSSLRDGSHAKRHQFTGEDVRSVVAALDDAGVPVIEVTHGDGLGGSSFTYGFSKTPEQELIKIAADTAVNAKIAFLMLPGLGVKDDIRAAHAGGGQICRIATHCTEADISVQHFGLARATGLETVGFLMMAHSTTPENLARQARIMADAGCQCVYVVDSAGAMVMDEVTDRVAALVAELGDDAQVGFHGHENLGLGVGNSVAAVRAGALQIDGSTRRLGAGAGNTPVEAFAAVCLKMGIRTGIDVLKIIDAAEDVVRPVMDEECRLDRMALLMGHAGVYSSFLRHAYRQAGRYGVSGARILLRAGERRLVGGQEDQLIDIAVELAAEAARSVGAPDRAPHDTTTKWRATT; encoded by the coding sequence GTGAGCACACGCACGACGTACTCCGACACCCTCGACATCCGCGTCACCGACTCCTCGCTGCGCGACGGATCGCACGCCAAGCGCCACCAGTTCACGGGGGAGGACGTCCGGTCGGTCGTCGCGGCCCTCGACGACGCCGGGGTCCCCGTCATCGAGGTCACCCACGGGGACGGCCTCGGCGGCTCCTCCTTCACCTACGGCTTCTCCAAGACCCCGGAACAGGAACTCATCAAGATCGCCGCCGACACGGCGGTGAACGCGAAGATCGCCTTCCTGATGCTGCCGGGCCTCGGCGTGAAGGACGACATCCGCGCCGCGCACGCGGGCGGCGGGCAGATCTGCCGGATCGCCACCCACTGCACCGAGGCCGACATCTCCGTCCAGCACTTCGGGCTGGCCCGCGCGACGGGCCTGGAGACCGTCGGATTCCTGATGATGGCCCACTCCACCACCCCCGAGAACCTCGCCCGCCAGGCCCGGATCATGGCCGACGCCGGCTGCCAGTGCGTGTACGTCGTCGACTCCGCGGGCGCCATGGTCATGGACGAGGTCACCGACCGGGTCGCCGCGCTCGTCGCCGAACTCGGCGACGACGCGCAGGTCGGCTTCCACGGACACGAGAACCTCGGCCTGGGCGTGGGCAACTCCGTCGCCGCCGTCCGGGCCGGCGCGCTCCAGATCGACGGCTCGACCCGCCGCCTCGGCGCGGGCGCCGGCAACACGCCCGTCGAGGCCTTCGCCGCCGTCTGCCTGAAGATGGGCATCCGCACCGGCATCGACGTCCTGAAGATCATCGACGCGGCCGAGGACGTGGTCCGCCCCGTCATGGACGAGGAGTGCCGGCTGGACCGCATGGCCCTGCTCATGGGCCACGCCGGCGTCTACTCCAGCTTCCTGCGGCACGCCTACCGGCAGGCCGGGCGCTACGGGGTCTCCGGCGCGCGGATCCTGCTGCGCGCGGGCGAACGCCGCCTCGTCGGCGGCCAGGAGGACCAGCTCATCGACATCGCCGTCGAACTCGCGGCCGAAGCCGCGCGAAGCGTCGGCGCGCCCGACCGCGCACCGCACGACACCACAACGAAGTGGAGGGCCACCACGTGA
- a CDS encoding acetaldehyde dehydrogenase (acetylating), which yields MTIKTKATAAIVGSGNIGTDLLYKLQRSPYIEPRWMIGVDPDSEGLARARRAGLDASHEGVDWLLGQDELPDLVFEATSASVHRANAPRYAELGIKAVDLTPAAVGPAVIPPANLTAHLDRANVNMITCGGQATIPMVYAVSRVVPVAYAEIVASVASVSAGPGTRANIDEFTRTTARGIEEIGGAARGKAVIILNPADPPVIMRDTVFCAIPADADRGAIAASVQRVAAEVAAYVPGYRLCAEPQFDDPDPLGGGTARVAIFLEVEGAGDYLPPYAGNLDIMTAAAAKVGEEFAKGMLA from the coding sequence ATCACGATCAAGACGAAAGCGACCGCCGCCATCGTCGGCTCCGGGAACATCGGAACCGACCTGCTCTACAAGCTCCAACGCTCCCCGTACATCGAGCCCCGCTGGATGATCGGCGTGGACCCCGACAGCGAGGGCCTCGCCCGCGCCCGCCGCGCCGGACTCGACGCCTCCCACGAGGGCGTCGACTGGCTGCTCGGGCAGGACGAGCTCCCCGACCTGGTCTTCGAGGCCACCTCCGCCTCCGTGCACCGGGCCAACGCCCCGCGCTACGCCGAACTCGGCATCAAGGCCGTCGACCTGACCCCCGCCGCCGTCGGCCCCGCCGTCATCCCGCCCGCGAACCTGACCGCCCACCTCGACCGGGCCAACGTCAACATGATCACCTGCGGCGGCCAGGCCACCATCCCCATGGTGTACGCCGTCTCCCGCGTGGTCCCCGTCGCCTACGCCGAGATCGTCGCCTCGGTGGCCTCCGTCTCGGCCGGCCCCGGCACCCGCGCCAACATCGACGAGTTCACGCGCACCACCGCCCGCGGCATCGAGGAGATCGGCGGCGCCGCCCGCGGCAAGGCCGTCATCATCCTCAACCCCGCCGACCCGCCGGTCATCATGCGCGACACCGTCTTCTGCGCGATCCCCGCCGACGCCGACCGGGGCGCCATCGCCGCCTCCGTCCAGCGCGTCGCCGCGGAGGTGGCCGCGTACGTACCCGGCTACCGGCTGTGCGCCGAGCCGCAGTTCGACGACCCCGACCCGCTGGGCGGCGGCACGGCCCGGGTCGCGATCTTCCTGGAGGTGGAGGGCGCCGGCGACTACTTGCCGCCCTACGCCGGAAACCTCGACATCATGACCGCCGCCGCCGCCAAGGTCGGCGAGGAGTTCGCGAAGGGAATGCTCGCGTGA
- a CDS encoding 2-keto-4-pentenoate hydratase, with translation MLSDRHRLRVAELLRSAEHGRTPVAPLSTRFPGIDTEDAYEIQLLNIRHRCANGERITGHKVGLSSPVMQAMMGVDEPDYGHLLDAMELRQDTPVPTAAYCAPRVEVEIGFVLGADLPGEGCTTADVLAATERVVPALELIDSRIADWRIAIADTIADNASSAGYAIGEGRDPRELDLKAVEATLTCGADTLARGRGDAVLGDPAASVAWLARTVARFGVGLRKGHLILPGSCTRAVDVAAGRTYTAEFTGLGPVSLSFS, from the coding sequence ATGCTCTCGGACCGCCACCGGCTCCGCGTCGCTGAACTGCTGCGGTCCGCCGAGCACGGGCGGACCCCGGTCGCTCCGCTCAGCACCCGCTTCCCCGGCATCGACACCGAGGACGCGTACGAGATCCAGCTCCTCAACATCCGCCACCGCTGCGCGAACGGAGAGCGGATCACCGGCCACAAGGTCGGCCTGTCCTCCCCGGTCATGCAGGCCATGATGGGCGTCGACGAGCCCGACTACGGGCACCTGCTGGACGCGATGGAGCTGCGCCAGGACACCCCGGTCCCCACCGCCGCGTACTGCGCGCCGCGCGTCGAGGTCGAGATCGGCTTCGTGCTCGGCGCCGACCTCCCCGGCGAGGGCTGCACGACCGCCGACGTACTGGCCGCGACCGAGCGGGTCGTCCCCGCCCTGGAGCTCATCGACAGCCGGATCGCCGACTGGCGCATCGCCATCGCCGACACCATCGCCGACAACGCCTCCTCCGCCGGATACGCCATCGGGGAGGGACGCGACCCCCGCGAGCTCGACCTGAAGGCCGTCGAAGCCACCCTGACCTGCGGCGCGGACACCCTGGCGCGCGGCCGCGGCGACGCCGTCCTGGGGGACCCCGCCGCCTCCGTCGCCTGGCTCGCGCGCACCGTCGCCCGCTTCGGGGTCGGGCTGCGCAAGGGCCACCTCATCCTGCCCGGGTCCTGCACCCGCGCCGTGGACGTGGCCGCCGGGCGGACGTACACCGCCGAATTCACCGGGCTTGGCCCGGTGTCGCTCTCCTTCTCCTGA